ATAATGCTCATGATCCATTCGGGTTCTCGCGGCCTCGGATATCAGGTATGTGACGAATACGCTAAGGGCATGATAAGGTGCCTCGCGAAATACAATATCAGCGTGCCGGACAGGCAGCTTGCCTGCGCGCCGGTTAACTCCGAAGAGGGCAAGGCATATCTAGGAGCGATGAAGTGCGCGGCCAATTACGCCTGGGCCAATAGGCAATGCCTGATGCACTTGGCCAGAGGCGTATTTGAGAAAGTATTCCGCAGAGGGCCTAAAGATCTCGGCATGGACCTTATATACGATGTGGCCCATAACATTGCGAAGCTCGAGAAATACAGTATAGACGGAAAAGAGAAGACCTTGTGCGTTCACAGGAAGGGCGCGACGCGAGCCTTTCCTCCGGGGCATCCGGATCTTCCGGCAAAATACAGTGAGATAGGCCAGCCCGTGATAATCCCGGGCGATATGGGCAGGAACTCGTATCTCCTGGTAGGGACGAAGGGCGCAGAGGAGACATTTTACTCGACATGCCACGGCGCAGGCAGACGGCTCTCACGAACCGCTGCGGTAAGCGCATGCAGAGGCAGGTCTATTGCCAAAGAGCTTGAGAATAAAGGTATAATAGTAATGGCAAGCGGGAGAGGCACATTGGCAGAAGAGGCCCCAGAAGCCTATAAGGACATTAATCAGGTTGTGGGTGTCGTGGATGGCGCCGGTATATCGAAAAAAGTATGCCGTATGCGCCCGATAGGTGTAATAAAAGGATGAGAAAAAATGGGGACAGTCCCATTCCATGCTTAAAAAACACGTTGGGACAGTCCCCATTTTTAAAGGAGCTCCATGCTAGATCTAAAATTCATAAGAGAGAACAGGGACCAGGTCAAGGAAGGCATTAAGAGTAAGGGCCAGAAGATCGATATTGATGAGCTCCTCGCTATAGACGAAGAGCGCCGAAAACTCATGACAGAGGTAGAGACTCTGAAGGCCGAGCGCAATAAGGCCAATAATGAGATATCCGCGCTGATGAAGGTAAAGAAGAACCCTAAAGAGATTATTGACAAAATGAAGGCTGTTTCCCAAAAAATAGCCGAATTAGACATAAAAGTGGGTGAACTAGACCAAAAATTAGAGAAAATACTATATGTAATCCCAAATTTACCCGATAAATCGGTCCCAATTGGCAGCCCGGAAGCCAATAAGATAGTGAAATCATGGGGAGATACCCCGAAATTTAGCTTTAAACCTAAGAGCCACATGGAGATAGCAGAATTATTGAATATAATAAGTTTTGGTGTTGCAGCCAAGATAACGGGATCGAATTTCGTGCTATTCACAGGGCCGGGCGCCAGGCTCGAGAGGGCGCTTATTAACTTTATGCTCGATCTGCATACCAAAAAACACGGTTATAGGGAAGTCTTCCCGCCGTTTTTGGTCAATAGGCGCAGTATGACAGGCACGGGGCAGCTTCCAAAGCTGGAAGAGGATATGTATAGATTGAAAGACGAGGATCTTTTTTTAATCCCGACAGCCGAGGTGCCGGTGACCAATATTCATTCGGGTGATATTCTGGAAGAAGAGAAGCTCCCGATACGCTATACAGCTTATTCGGCCTGTTTTAGGCGCGAGGCCGGATCATATGGCAAAGACACGAAGGGCCTTATAAGAGTGCACCAGTTCGATAAGGTGGAGCTTGTGAAATTCGTGAAACCTGAGACTTCATTCGATGAGCTGGAGAAATTACTAGCCGATGCCGAAGAGGTCCTGCAGATACTGAAGATCCCTTACAGGGTAAAGCTTCTGGCATCAGGCGACATGTCATTCGCCGCCGCGAAATGTTACGATATAGAGATCTATGCCGCGGGCGTCGACGCTTATCTGGAGGTCTCGAGCTGTTCCTGCTTCACCGATTTTCAGGCCAGGCGTGCGAACATCCGCTACAGGCAGAAGGAGACTAAGAAGACGGCGTTCGTGCATACATTGAACGGCTCGGGCGTAGCGCTGGCCCGGCTCGTTGTGGCGATATTGGAGAATTATCAGAATGAGGACGGTACCGTAAATATCCCCGAGGCTCTTGTGCCGTACATGGATGGGGTAAAGAAGATAGAGAAAGGCGCCTAACATGTGGCAGAAAATCATTAAATTCCTTGTAGGGATTCTCGCGATACCTGTAATGGTCGCCGTGACCCGCGCGTTCTACGTGAACATCATCGCCGTCACCGAACTCTCCGGCATATTGAAATATTTCATGTGGGGCGTGGGCTCATATATAGCATTGCACCTATTATTTTACAAGCCGACGTTCTTTTATGTGCTGGGCCATGAAGCGGTCCATGCGATAACGTCATGGGTGATGGGCGGGAAGATCCAGTCGTTTAAGGTCACGGAAGAGGGCGGCAGTGTATCGACGACGAAGACGAATGCCGTGATCGAGCTGAGCCCGTATTTCATCCCGATATACGCGATAATCCTGATGGCGGTGTATTTCGTGGTCGCTTATTCCTATAAGATCAACGGCGCCGCTTTCATATTCGCGATAGGCTTCACATTGACGCTTCACATAGTCATGACGATCGAGGTCATGAAGATGAGACAGCCCGACATGGTGAAGTCGGGGTATTTCTTCTCGATAGTCGCCGTATATGTTCTTAATATCGTCATAATAGCAATGCTATTCAGCCTGTTATTTCCATCGTTCTCGTCGAAGAAATTCTTTATGGACAGCTTCACCTTTTCGAAAGAGATCTACGGCGCGATAGTGAGGCAATTGTTCTTTTAGGTTTCGCGGAGGAGTGGCAGAGTGGTCGATCGCGGCAGCCTTGAAAGCTGTTGTGGGCGCAAGCCCACCGTGGGTTCGAATCCTACCTCCTCCGCCAGTTTTGATAGGGAGCGTTCGATAGATATGGTCGGAAGGTACCTTCCGACGAAAAACTTATCCGGCTCATCTTTAATATAAAGTTCGAACCGATTTTCTCGAGATATTCACGCTGTGACTCGAGATTTCCTTCCCGTAACATGCAACCTATTCTGTTTAAATCGGTTACGAAATCTTTCGCCCGTTCGAACCAATTATCGCCCCCAGCAGCAAAATCCTTTAGAGCCTCCTGTAAATCCTTCTTTTCATTCAGATATGCCTCTTTCTTTCGCTGATACTCTTCGAGCGAGATGTTACCCTCTAGATATACATCTATAAGTCGGTTTATCTTACGATCTATATCTGTAATATTGTCTTGCATATTTTGCTGCTGGGGGCGTGATGATTGGACATCGCATGCCTTATCCTTCTCTAGCTCTCGTAAAATCTTC
This window of the Candidatus Omnitrophota bacterium genome carries:
- a CDS encoding RtcB family protein encodes the protein MRVDGVIYASEEMIKDIVSDKSLGQVSNVAFLPGIVKHSLAMPDIHWGYGFPIGGVAATDVEEGGVISPGGVGFDINCGVRLVKTNLEEKDVKPRLKDLVTALYNDIPAGVGSKGDIKISAKEERKLLAEGAGWVVAHGYGVKEDLEYTEDHGAIKGANPDAVSDRAYERGLHQSGTLGSGNHFLEVQVIDEIYDEAAAAVFGIEKGRIMLMIHSGSRGLGYQVCDEYAKGMIRCLAKYNISVPDRQLACAPVNSEEGKAYLGAMKCAANYAWANRQCLMHLARGVFEKVFRRGPKDLGMDLIYDVAHNIAKLEKYSIDGKEKTLCVHRKGATRAFPPGHPDLPAKYSEIGQPVIIPGDMGRNSYLLVGTKGAEETFYSTCHGAGRRLSRTAAVSACRGRSIAKELENKGIIVMASGRGTLAEEAPEAYKDINQVVGVVDGAGISKKVCRMRPIGVIKG
- the serS gene encoding serine--tRNA ligase, giving the protein MLDLKFIRENRDQVKEGIKSKGQKIDIDELLAIDEERRKLMTEVETLKAERNKANNEISALMKVKKNPKEIIDKMKAVSQKIAELDIKVGELDQKLEKILYVIPNLPDKSVPIGSPEANKIVKSWGDTPKFSFKPKSHMEIAELLNIISFGVAAKITGSNFVLFTGPGARLERALINFMLDLHTKKHGYREVFPPFLVNRRSMTGTGQLPKLEEDMYRLKDEDLFLIPTAEVPVTNIHSGDILEEEKLPIRYTAYSACFRREAGSYGKDTKGLIRVHQFDKVELVKFVKPETSFDELEKLLADAEEVLQILKIPYRVKLLASGDMSFAAAKCYDIEIYAAGVDAYLEVSSCSCFTDFQARRANIRYRQKETKKTAFVHTLNGSGVALARLVVAILENYQNEDGTVNIPEALVPYMDGVKKIEKGA